A portion of the Esox lucius isolate fEsoLuc1 chromosome 20, fEsoLuc1.pri, whole genome shotgun sequence genome contains these proteins:
- the LOC117593485 gene encoding uncharacterized protein DKFZp434B061-like, whose translation MVKLRLSAEACSLHRTPLRAEAGTPRRTPPRAEAGAPRRTPPRAEAGAPRRTPRRTPPRAEAGAPRRTTPRAEAGAPRRTPPREEAGALRRTPPRAEAGAPRRTPPRAEAGVPRRTPPRAEAGSLRRTPPRAEAGAPRRTPPRVEAGSLRRTPPRAEAGAPRRTPPRAEAGAPRRTTPRAEAGAPRRTPPRAEAGAPRRTPPRAEACAPRRTPPRAEAGAPRRTPPRAEAGAPRRTTPRAEAEAPWRTLPGVASEGAAGVANTAI comes from the exons ATGGTGAAGCTGCGTTTATCA GCGGAGGCATGCTCTCTTCACCGGACCCCTCTGCGGGCGGAGGCAGGTACTCCTCGCCGGACCCCTCCGCGGGCGGAGGCAGGTGCTCCTCGCCGGACCCCTCCGCGGGCGGAGGCTGGCGCTCCTCGCCGGACTCCTCGCCGGACCCCTCCGCGGGCGGAGGCAGGCGCTCCTCGCCGGACCACTCCGCGGGCGGAGGCTGGCGCTCCTCGCCGGACCCCTCCGCGGGAGGAGGCAGGGGCTCTTCGCCGGACCCCTCCGCGGGCGGAGGCTGGCGCTCCTCGCCGGACACCTCCGCGGGCGGAGGCTGGCGTTCCTCGCCGGACCCCTCCACGGGCGGAGGCAGGCTCTCTTCGCAGGACCCCTCCGCGGGCGGAGGCAGGCGCTCCTCGCCGGACCCCTCCGCGGGTGGAGGCAGGCTCTCTTCGCAGGACCCCTCCGCGGGCGGAGGCAGGCGCTCCTCGCCGGACCCCTCCGCGGGCGGAGGCAGGCGCTCCTCGCCGGACCACTCCGCGGGCGGAGGCTGGCGCTCCTCGCCGGACCCCTCCGCGGGCGGAGGCTGGCGCTCCTCGCCGGACCCCTCCGCGGGCGGAGGCTTGCGCTCCTCGCCGGACCCCTCCGCGGGCGGAGGCTGGCGCTCCTCGCCGGACCCCTCCGAGGGCGGAGGCTGGCGCTCCTCGCCGGACCACTCCGCGGGCGGAGGCAGAAGCACCTTGGAGAACCCTTCCGGGGGTGGCTTCTGAGGGCGCCGCTGGGGTTGCAAATACAGCCATCTGA